A single window of Vigna unguiculata cultivar IT97K-499-35 chromosome 1, ASM411807v1, whole genome shotgun sequence DNA harbors:
- the LOC114168622 gene encoding transcription factor PIF3-like → MNNNTYAADQSSAPNNDLFELVWEKGQISVQGQSCKARKTPNCKTLPSHCSPSHTPLGGYANDNNATITRMGKFGSLGAELNEIKRVVPSGEVYFSEEEEEDMVMPWLNYGIDDSLQHGYSSDFFNELSGVTMNEPSASNGFSLLDRRNSCSKVFRDTHKNTPFASVRSKIIDIAENNTNNVPSPSSGFSSLKMEKQGPVACSSSSTMMNFSLFAKPAAIVKANLENIGLASRSRSVGIKIKGAAATVAANPSESTKVELFGECPKKTVTQSHHHVTEPKHLEQDGGVSTKCDPSCKDVCRVDDTSNVVVGESVNKGKEAVEKNAEPAVVSSSVCSGNGAERGLKDPNQILKTKSTDTDDFESQSEDVEEESVGVEKEVPAPRIGAKRHRSAEVHNLSERRRRDRINEKMRALQELIPNCNKADKASMLDEAIEYLKTLQLQLQIMSMGSGFYMPGMMLPPGIQQMHAPHMGPFSPVGVGMQMRLGVGCGMGMVNGNDECSGFPMLHVPQMQGTKLPTAHAPASTALHGMPNAQVFGMPMPMQMPHAPIFSFPGESFMKASTLGPNASGTSALTENVGSVSACNLKDPMPHVNSQDAQNTDKPDVNTGLCRNIV, encoded by the exons ATGAACAACAACACTTATGCAGCGGATCAATCTTCTGC ACCCAACAATGATTTGTTTGAGCTCGTTTGGGAAAAGGGCCAGATTTCAGTGCAAGGTCAATCCTGTAAAGCTCGAAAGACTCCAAATTGTAAAACTTTGCCATCTCATTGCTCGCCATCTCACACTCCTCTAGGAGGATATGCTAATGATAATAATGCTACCATCACAAGGATGGGGAAGTTTGGCAGTTTAGGAGCTGAATTGAATGAAATCAAAAGGGTGGTCCCTTCGGGTGAAGTGTATTtcagtgaagaagaagaagaagacatggTGATGCCTTGGTTGAATTATGGAATAGATGACTCTTTGCAACATGGATATAGTTCTGATTTTTTCAATGAACTATCTGGGGTCACCATGAATGAGCCATCAGCATCAAATGGATTTTCTTTGTTAGACAGAAGAAATAGTTGTAGTAAGGTATTTAGGGACACTCATAAAAACACCCCATTTGCATCTGTTAGATCCAAGATAATAGATATAGctgaaaataatacaaataatgtTCCATCTCCCTCAAGTGGTTTTTCTAGCTTAAAGATGGAGAAGCAAGGTCCAGTTGCGTGTAGCAGTAGTTCCACCATGATGAATTTTTCCCTCTTTGCAAAGCCTGCTGCTATTGTCAAAGCTAACCTTGAGAACATTGGTTTGGCATCAAGATCAAGAAGTGTGGGAATAAAGATAAAAGGTGCTGCTGCAACTGTTGCAGCTAATCCTTCTGAATCAACAAAAGTTGAATTATTCGGAGAGTGTCCAAAAAAAACAGTCACACAAAGTCATCATCACGTTACGGAGCCAAAACATCTTGAGCAGGATGGTGGTGTTTCTACAAAGTGTGATCCTTCTTGCAAAGATGTGTGCAGGGTTGATGACACTTCAAATGTAGTCGTTGGAGAAAGTGTGAACAAAGGAAAGGAAGCTGTTGAAAAAAATGCAGAGCCAGCTGTAGTATCCTCCTCTGTTTGCTCTGGCAATGGCGCAGAGAGGGGTTTGAAGGATCCAAATCAAATTTTGAAGACAAAAAGCACAGACACCGACGACTTTGAGAGCCAAAGTGAA GATGTTGAGGAAGAATCAGTTGGTGTAGAAAAGGAGGTTCCTGCACCGAGAATTGGAGCCAAGAGACACCGTTCAGCTGAAGTGCATAATCTCTCTGAAAGG AGAAGAAGAGACAGGATCAATGAGAAGATGCGTGCATTACAAGAACTAATCCCAAATTGCAATAAG GCGGATAAAGCTTCGATGTTGGATGAGGCGATAGAGTATCTGAAAACACTTCAACTCCAACTTCAA ATAATGTCAATGGGAAGCGGTTTTTACATGCCTGGTATGATGTTACCTCCGGGAATACAACAGATGCACGCACCACATATGGGTCCATTTTCTCCTGTAGGTGTTGGCATGCAAATGAGGTTAGGAGTGGGTTGTGGCATGGGCATGGTGAATGGTAATGATGAGTGTTCTGGATTTCCAATGCTTCATGTGCCCCAAATGCAAGGAACAAAACTTCCCACAGCACATGCACCTGCTTCCACTGCTTTACATGGGATGCCAAATGCTCAAGTGTTTGGGATGCCAATGCCAATGCAAATGCCACATGCTCCCATATTTTCATTTCCAGGAGAATCCTTTATGAAAGCATCAACTTTAGGACCAAATGCCTCTGGAACATCAGCACTTACGGAAAATGTTGGTTCGGTTTCAGCCTGTAACTTAAAGGATCCGATGCCACATGTGAACTCACAAGATGCACAAAACACCGACAAACCAGATGTCAACACAGGTTTGTGTCGTAACATTGTGTAA